A single genomic interval of Pyrus communis chromosome 5, drPyrComm1.1, whole genome shotgun sequence harbors:
- the LOC137734266 gene encoding protein RGF1 INDUCIBLE TRANSCRIPTION FACTOR 1 codes for MKETGLIPNVVAMPDGLCKDALVQEAMKLFGSMREKGNIPEKFDDAKRIFRKMQSNGIIPNAFPSSFGPANLLPHWLEVLLTEKFFNACIIHEEAKKNEKNVYCLDCCISLCPHCLNPHTSHRLLQIRRYVYNDVIRLDDAAKLFDCSSIQSYITNSAKVVFLNQRPTKNCRGSGNVCSTCDRNLQDPYLFCSLHCKIDHVIRTEGGLSKYLRECKFMALPESGLDDGLMTPDSVLKPAGSTRTSSGSYGCGEVSCLALACTATTEIVRKKRSNMSAYPAACRPVFLPVSEISARLMNRRKGTPHRAPLY; via the exons ATGAAGGAGACGGGTCTAATTCCGAATGTGGTGGCAATGCCTGACGGGCTATGCAAAGATGCATTGGTCCAGGAGGCCATGAAGCTTTTTGGGTCGATGCGCGAAAAGGGTAATATTCCTGAG AAGTTCGATGATGCTAAGAGGATTTTCAGGAAGATGCAGAGCAATGGGATTATTCCTAATGCTTTTCCGTCTTCG TTTGGTCCTGCAAATCTTCTTCCCCACTGGCTGGAGGTCCTGCTGACTGAGAAATTCTTCAACGCTTGCATAATTCACGAGGAGGCAAAGAAGAACGAGAAGAACGTCTACTGTCTGGACTGTTGCATCAGCCTCTGCCCTCACTGCCTCAACCCCCATACCTCTCACCGACTTTTGCAG ATAAGGAGGTATGTGTACAACGATGTCATAAGGTTGGATGATGCTGCCAAGTTATTCGACTGTTCTTCTATTCAA tcATACATAACCAACAGTGCAAAAGTGGTATTTTTAAACCAGAGGCCAACAAAGAATTGCAGAGGCTCCGGCAACGTCTGCAGCACCTGCGACAGAAACCTGCAAGACCCATATCTCTTCTGCTCCCTCCACTGCAAG aTTGATCACGTTATAAGAACAGAAGGTGGCCTTTCCAAGTATCTCCGCGAGTGCAAGTTCATGGCTTTACCTGAATCCGGTTTAGACGACGGTCTGATGACACCTGACTCGGTTCTCAAACCGGCCGGTTCAACCCGAACCTCGTCTGGGTCTTATGGGTGTGGCGAGGTGAGTTGTTTGGCCTTGGCCTGCACTGCCACGACCGAAATTGTGAGGAAAAAGAGAAGTAACATGTCCGCATATCCGGCTGCTTGTCGACCGGTTTTTTTACCCGTGTCGGAAATCTCAGCCCGGTTGATGAACCGGAGGAAGGGGACTCCACACCGGGCGCCACTGTATTGA